From the genome of Monomorium pharaonis isolate MP-MQ-018 chromosome 1, ASM1337386v2, whole genome shotgun sequence:
ATAcagtgagaaaaaaaatgtaaataaatattacttattttaaatgtttcataaatttatatacatcaaatttatttgaagtatATATTCTGAATCCTGGTAATTTAATATGTCAATCAAacatattaagttaaaataaaaatttaatttgtttacttttggcttttttcgttaaaattttataatattctttaaaagtatatcagatagtttttttagtataataatgtttttttaattaaaaaaaaatatgtgataagtatattttaagacaataataagagaaaaaatattttttatgaaaaactcatttgaaaaagtaaattaaacaatcttttttttaaataatagaattaacttttttctgtatatatctATGCTTCGgatgatttaaattttcttgaaaaaaatcttgaaaaggAAGTACGTAGAAgcgtttgtaaaaaaaagtaaattttgttttgtgataaaaaaaaagagaaaagagtaCTAGAAGGATTGACAAGAGTCGTCGATTTATAAAGTCACAAATTAAAGTCAAGAAATGAAAGATCGAAAGTAGAATCTATAAGTGCAGGGAGTCGCGAAAAGGGATGTAACTAACAGAATTTCACGCCATGAGATCATACGTCGGAGTCCTTCCGGTGAAATTTCtagagaggaaaagaaattCCACATCTGCGTGTCGTacagaggggagggggagggagaggcaGTACGCGAATCGAAGTTCCCCTTTCGCAAAGCTCGCATGTCGCGCGCTTCCCTGGAGTTCGACGGAGAAGTTATCGTTCTAGACGATGCCCCGGAAAATTCGTCGCAAGCCACGGCCGGCCGGGTCTATAATTCTAATTTGGCCGTTACGTTCGTGCGCACTTTTTTTCTCGCCCACCAGTTCGCATGAAATTTTAGAATCAGTGGAAAACAGTCgctcatattataattaccgGATTCTCTCACCCTCTCCCCCGATGCAACAACTCCCCGCGTCAAAACGCAAGAATGACATTCAATCCCGGAATGTAAAAGCAATTAATAGTACATTACATTAGATCTTGTAGATTTCGCCGCCTGGGTTCGTTAATCCCGTCGCTAGAACTCTGTATTTCCTCCTTTGATAGGAACGGCCGAGCCTGGTTACGGGCGGGACAAATTAGTGGGGAGTCGGCTGCACTCGATGTTGAAAAGCACTCGGGTAACACAAATGCATTTCATTACTTCGCGGGCGGCAGAAAGTCGAGGATATCGAAAAGTCGAAAACGAAAAGTGTTAAAGTTCCGTTCGATTGTCCGTAAAAAGGATTTTGGAGACATGAGGGTCACTCTTGCGGATTCGACAGTTCTGATTCTTCTACCCCTCGTGCTGTTCTTCGTGAGGGTTATTGGCGACAGCAATGCGCGGACGTTCACGAAAATTAACGGCCAGAAGTCGCAATTAATCTCGTTTGACTCTAAAGAGGGAGAGGTCGAAGTGAGTACTTTAAAGTGTGAAAAATGTGCAAACAAtaactatttataaattataaatgatttgGAGTCGTCCCGCTTGAGAAATCTTCCTTAAACTTTCCAGGTCAATTGGGAGGTGTCGGTACCCTTTTTCACGATACCGCTGAACCACGTGCGTGAGAATGGCGAGGTGTTACCGCTGCTTAACGTTAACACGAAGGGATTGTCGGTCGCCGGAGTATTAACAGCCATCCTCACGTTGGCAGTGCCGCTCTTATCGAAGCCAGCCCCGGGAATGCAATATCGAAGTACGAGTCTTATTTGCTCTCTGggttaacaaatttattgtacaaatactCTGAAATTATTCGGAACGTGGATTTCTTTATCAGGTCTCGATTCGCAGTGGTCGCAAATGGGAGATACAATAAGTGAGATTGTGTTTAGCAATCGCTACGTCACACCCTGCGTTCAGCGCATTGTTTGCACCATCGTTTCCGAGGCGAGAAATTCCGACAGTCCTTCGAGTACCGACAAGATCATCGATGGCCTGTCAAGGTAAtagctattttttaatattaggaataattaaattaacaactaTTAATAtgcacaatattattttggaaattttcaagcattaatttaattgagaataaattaagtaacaatatcattttggatagagaaattttatttgtcatttGGAGTttgttaacaataataattttaattaaattaatgtacacaataaattttgcaaaatttggaGAGAAAGATATATTACAAAGACAAACTGGAAcatgtaataagaaaatataaaagcaaaagtgaaataattaatgtcatTAATATTGGACACTGCAATCATTAAATCAAGATTAATATAAGagtaaaaagttaaatcaCTTAGatgcattaaatattcaattaagaagaaaataaatataaaggtgttattaaaaaaaatgagatattaCAGATATaggaaaataaattctttgattaattatatgaaaaattaaattctaattgtgtgaatttatttttaatatctcgaCCAGTCACAAGTGGTTTAAGGAAGTCACAAATGGCACAGTACTTCAGGAAGCTATCAGAGTAGGTCGAGAAGGGCACCATGATTGCGACCGCATTTACAAGGAGTGCTTTGTGACGCAGAAAATTCTTAAGAGTATGATGACGCAATTTGGTGCAATTTGATGTCGCGACGTTTCGCAATTGCAAATTGTAAAGGTATTATCGATCTCGAGATGGGATTTGGTATCCTTTTATGATCATACACATCTTCTTGTTGCCGAATAGAATTGCGCATCGCGAATGGCTTtacgaaaattttacaaaacacCCTTTCTAATACGGTAAATCTGTctcacatttaattttgaagcTACTCGCGGTGTAACGAGCGAGTTACATCAGGATGGCTGATCTTCATTATCCTGATGCACGAGGTGTGAAATTTCGTCGCGCTTAAGAGAAACCACGTCGCGTATTTAAATAACGCGCTTTCACTTTTCCTTTCCCACAAATCGTTAGAAAATTactgttattttaacaaacaTAACGAGTCTGGTGTCATATACAATTCATTCTCATTCGTTAATTTcggtaaaattaaacaatttctttatgACAATGCAACTAAAATGAAGATAATTGGTACATAGAATTTTTCTGCGCTTTTCTTCtcgtaaaaaatttgatttttttacatcaaagaaacatgaaaaaagaaagtgaTCAGCAAGAGACAGACACgctatgtaattaaattttttattttcataaaatagaGATTATGTTAAAAGCATGtggtaaatatattattcaaataagtatttaaGTAGCTTTAGTAgcattctaatttaattatattgcattCAAACGATCAcagctatttttaataaaaattattagtaggATTTGtaggattattattatttctaaaaaatattaattttaataaaattagataaataagATTGCGTGGAATAGTCGTTGGTATAAGATCACGAATTTAGAATTTGAATTCTGAGATGTCAAATAACCCGAAGATTCCTAGTTTCCTGGGAATTATTGGCTTCCTTATTCATATTTGTCAGACAATTGCtacagtaaatataaattttatgtttactgtaaaaatacatttcattctataaacatgtataaatttatacattttattattttcatatattaatgttttacattatcATTTCTCTGCATAATAATGAAGCTGTTTATTActatgtaaagaaataataatatagaaatataaatataacattttatggtttataattttactacaaaaattaagttttttttatttagcgaATTCTGACTTTGTAATCGTATCACGCACTGTAATTAAAATCCAATCCGaaggtaattaaatatatgccTAGACTTCTATTgcgtttactttttttaaaaaccgtATCACATTTTTTCAGTCTTTAAAATCCGACTGCATCTCACTTAAGAAGCTgacttttatcaaataaattttttgcctAGTGGAACCAATAGACTATAATTAAATCGAAGAAAGGGGTAGAACGTATCACAGTCAATTTGGACTTTTGAAACGGTACCTCTTTGAAGCAACAAATTTCAGAAGTAATCAAGAAGTAATCAAACACGGACTAGTCGACATTCTGTATTTGCGTTGCAACTTTTCTATCGACCGTGTCTTCGGCGACGCCGTTCTGCTTGAAAGGCGCTAACAAGCGTATGGCACTCTTGGCACGCGCAGCCTCCGCGAGGTCCGCCGCGGTTTCTTGTAACATATCGACGCAGCGCGGATCCACGCCGTGATCCAGCAGGAACTCGATCGCTTCCGTGCGATTATGAAGAGCGGCGAAATGCAACGGCGTGCGTCCGGATAGGTTCTTCTGCGACAGATCGGCGCCGGCCAGCAGGTACGACTGCAAACGCTTCGTGTTTCCGGCGGTGGCAGCCGAGCACATCCTCTCGCCGATCAACACAGCGTCGCCGTGAAGATGCGCCCCGCACTGCAGCAGCACCCTGATAATCTAGAAAATTATGAATCATGAAATATTGCACCTTCAACAGTGCACTTTGCGAAAGTGatggaatttaaaatataattcagtGAAGTctatttagattaattttaatgtagattaactCCTCAGTTCAACTTATCTATCAactatttatcattaattctTAGAAAAGATAAAGACTAAAATAaaccaagattaaagttaatttgttttattttagtctTTATCTTTTCTAAGAATAGATTGATAGAAATGGATATACAAGGAAGAGAGTGACCTCACCTCATGACGATCGTATTCGATCGCGTCAGTGAGAGGCGTGCGATCAAATCGATCCTTAATATGAACATTCGCGCCCATCTTTAAAAGACTTCGCACGACTTTCATGTCCCCCTCGCAGCAGGCTATGTGCAAAGCTGTTCGGCCATCTGCGTTCGACTGCGAGATATCCGCGCCCTAAACAGAGAAAGCCGATtacagtaataaataaattataataaacaactCAAAAATAACTCGTCCGCAATATacgttacaaatttatatcatttttatgttatcatgATATTTCAGTGCAATCAGCTTACTATCGAGATTATGAGATTATGTCTGAgagattaacatttttctgtTATAGTTCTATTTTAGTTTGTAGCTTTGGGATTCTTTTctgctaataataaaaaaagaatactgcgaaaaagaaatacatataaaatatgttttagctCCGACTGAATATTCTTCAGTCTGTTTTGAATTGAGTTTGAACAAGATTTCATTGATGTGAAGATTACTGACGTATCCTCTCAAAGACTCGAGCTTGACGACGTCGCGCCTGATCACCGCGGCGTTTAGCATAGCAGGAAATAGGATCGATCCCAGTTCCTGAAGCTCCGCCGCCGAGGATAATCTCAAGGACCTAGCGACGGCTTCCACTAGATCCCAGTCTTGGATAGTAGGCGGTCGACCAGAGGTCAGCTCGCCTCGTAGATTTGTTTGCATCATCTGCCGCTTGGTCTCCGTATCCCAATCGTTCTTCGATAAGACGTACGCGAGTTTCGTCAACGCGGCCTCCGGTGTCATGTCGAAGCCCGATATCACACCTGCGCATTGATAGCGAATTATTGTTGAGTCATGAATTCAAGTTTATCTGAAATAGTACGTAACACTATCGTCAACGCGTCTTGAATTTTATCAGTCtggaaatatttatgtttgcaTACTCTATCTCGGGTTTTATTGCACAAGTTTTGCGTAACACTTTATACAGAttcatcgttttttatcgAAAGGAATAaaacgaataaataatttaaattgctaATAATCTCGAGAATTATTTCGAGAGCGAGAGAtctgaatttaaattatttaactcttttctGAATCAATATTCGTTTAAACTGCACAGTACCAGCTTTTTGAAGTAATTTTCCAGCCTCGTACGCGTCCGAGACGCATCCGGTTGTGCATTGCGTTATATTCACGATAATCACACCGCGCTTGGTTGCTTTTTGAAGCTCCTCGAAGATGTCGTCGCGATTTGTCGGGACGTTTCCCATGCCATAGGACTGCAGCACAACCCCTTCAATAGGCGGTTGAAGAAACACCTTAACCAGTTCGGATGTGATGCTGGGAAACAACCGGAGTAAGCCTACGTTCCGATTGAGCGACGCGTGTACGTAGAATTTCTCCATTCTACATGGACGAAAAATCGAACGATAATCCACTGCGAAGAAACATTAgcttgtaaattaattatattaatcaaattaaatttttagtgattgaatttttgtcttttaaaactgtaaaacatCTCAGAGAGAtcatgtcattttttaaattttaaatctgttggCAACCTTCGATTTTGATGTTCGCTGTGGCGAGGGGTGGAAAGTTCGGTGACTGGAAGGCTTCGAAGGATGTCGCAGACGCTTTGCTCGTCCGATTGCCGCGCAACAAGTTCGTACCGAAGAACACGCACACTTCGGGTATATTGTAATTCGCCGCGATCACGAGAGACGCGAGGAAGTTGTCCAGGCCGTCGCTCCTGGTGTCGAAAATCGGCACTTGCGAACCGGTTAGGATGACGATCTTGCCTAGAGCCTCGAGCATGAAGGACAGGGCGGATGCGGTGTAAGTGAGGGTGTCGGTACCGTGAAGAATCACGAATCCGTCGAAGCGTTCATAGGATTcctattaaacaaaaaaaaacagctgTGAAGATTATCTTacgataatttaattcataacCCGACTAATCAGTTAACTGAATGTGCTTCATTTATCATCAAGATAAGTGAGTTAATcgtagtaatttttttcctgtaACTTGAGGATTATGTCGGATAAGAAAGAGATTAGATTAACACTAActgttttagaaatatagtttacgaatttgttttatatataaagtgcaGTTACTATAATAGTTATTTCTTCACTTGTTTCACTTTATACTTTGAGtccttcaaatatttattacttcaaatacttcaaaatgtaaattgtatttaaataaaaatatattttcttacacTTTGTGTCTTGAATTAGTATACCTTAATATCATTAGCAATACGAATCCACTCGTCCATAGTCATATTACTGGAGTCGCAGAGATTCGAGTACTCGAATACGCTGTAAACGACCCGACGACTGTCAGTTGCGGTCACGCTGCAAGATTAGGAGAAAAGCACTTTAAACATTGCGCAAAGGAAAGCGAAAGGGTACGTAGAAAACCGGTTCACATTCTTCCGCAAATTAGATGGAAGCGCCtatgatttttatggtttaCGTTTTCCTGCGGGATATAGTCTGAGGAAAATCGGTATAGAAGAAGTCCCaaatatctaattttcaagaataaacacatatttttacagtcaatcaagtttcttttattttaatgctgcttaattagttattatttgCGATAAATTgagtgattatttttattataaaaaatgctacATTTAACacaaaagaattgaaaaagtCTCTAGTaaggaattatatttttgacaacACATtagtcaaattatttatgtatataaaatcacatattcaaaaaatattgtcgcTAAGATCTAGCTGATCAAATAAGGATTATTTATccttaatttagtttttacatatcactatattttcttattaacgttcaaataattttttaaatatctgacttcttttttttctaacaaacaAGTCTGTAGAAATCATTATTGATTAAAAGGTTTCTTTGAAGCTTAAAGctgtcataaaatttattaacagatAAAGTTTTCACAGATAGACGCCTTTCCCGTTGATGTCATTATTGACTTATTATGTCTAGAAATTCATAGGAATTTGTAGTTATAATAGttggaaataatattaaattaaattttaaatacttacggCAGTACTAGTGGTCCCATCGCTCCGAATCTTTTCTCGGCATATTCGCGATCATGCAATTGTGGATATTTCCGAAGATTTTTGACGAACGCATTGGCTATCGGTACTAATACTAGAAAGTAAACCTTTTGTCATTGTTAATGAAGTGATAACAGATAAACTGATGACAGTTGTGGGTATAATTATGacatcataaaatattaatattttgttttagatACTAAAATCTATTTGTCATCACATTTGCAGCTTTGATTGTGTCATATGTTTatagttttcttttaatttacgttCAAAGGTGATTCTTCtgaacaaagataaaataaagatatatcgGAGATGTATAACGAAATGCATTCTTCGAATCTAAAATCTCCGATTCGTGGAAtctgtaatattaatgattgAGATATACAAATATGCGCTATCAACGATGTGTGAATGAAGCGAAGGATTACTACGTAGAAATCTGCGAAATCCGTAGAATGCTAGATTTATGGAGAGAAAAAGctgtgaaaaataaagaatgtaCGAAGACGAGAACTCTTTCTGGAATCAACcgaaattctttgaaatttcatTTGAGAAACAAAGATACTCTGATGTCAAAGAAAGGCACACGTGCAAAACTTATGTCTAAATCATCTACGATGATTTGGAATTTTATGTGTAAGATTTCACGTCTTTGGAAATTCACATGGTAACCTCTTTGAAGTTTCATGAAATAATTACCTCCCTCCTCATTCCTCATCATTCCTATGGTGCCACCCGTATAGAAAACCAGAACGCGGCCCTCTGGTTTCTCGTTACCGTTGGCCATGCCGCTGGTAACACTTCTTCTGATGCTTTCCatgtttttatctttattatcgtTATCACGCACGTATATGTCTTGTGACCCACTAGGCAATCGTGACATAATCTCAATAAACTTACGCGTGAACGGCTTTCATGCGCGTGTTGCCGTTCCGATGACTTCTACGAGACTGATCACTTATGCAAGACCATTGATGATGACTAGTGTCGCATGATCTTGCCACCGATAACAGATGTCTGTTAGGAATTAGTATATGACAGTTAGTGGAGCCGGATATTTctcattattatatgttacacaaatttttacattactataaatacataaatgtttttaagatttgtgttaatttctctgaattttattatataccaATTTTGTctccaattaaaaaaatatcggttAATGTTGTTgctcgttaattaattattaattgaaagttctaatttgttaattagattttttagggaatttaaactttaatccgtcagaaagaaattaaacGTAAATAAAACCATTTCGAATAGTTCCTAGAAATagaattctttaataaaaaccgGATTTATTGGAATGCCGTAAAACGAGAATTTCTCAGCTATAAAAATCACATGAATAGACTGAAgctacatataattaaaacaaaaacaaataagttttaattttaaatataaaagaataaatttaaaagaggcatataataaaataaaaaaacaattaaattctttccgtaagtttcgataaaaaattaatctattttacataaaatagtaagataaattataaataaaatcgatcTTGATATGTACGTAAAACCAAACTCTGTAGTAGCctttaaagttttttcttgGTTAAGTGGAATAAgtgattaataagaaaaaatcgtTACATAACTTGTTATCATCTATTAGTAATTGACTTATTTGACGGTAATTCATTCTTATATTCATACTATTAAGGTCATGAAACGTGCCAATCTGAAGCACTCAGAAGAATAGCAAAGAGTAAAATGATTTTAGTGAAGTTCTGTGACTATGACGACGTGTATAGAtcgaaatatttaactttccAATAAGTCAATAGCTAACACACGACGACAAACAGTTAGACGATAAATGATGGTATATGTCTGTTAATTGCAGCCAAGATTAAAACTAGAAGGTcaagaatgtaaaataaaaagtaacgaCTGCTTCTACATTTTGTGTCAAAATATACAAGTGTGAGAATAATGTctaagatcaataaaattagagcaaaataattttctaaaaatcaaaacccggaagcACTCCGTTTATCTCAAAGTATCCGCtcaaatatgaatatatgattaaattttttaactaccGCATTTACATTTTGTGTAAGAACAACGACGTCGACAACGAcactccccgtctctccccgtctctccccgtctctctccgtctctcccggtccctctctgtctttctcggtctctcccggtctctccccgtctctccggGGCTCTCCCGtcctctcccgtctctccccgtctctttcggtctcttctcgtctctccccgtctctctcggtctctccccgtctctcccagtttctcctcgtctctccccgtctctcccggtctctctccgtctctcccggtctctctccgtctctccccgtctctccccgtctctccccatctctccggGGCTCTCCCGtcctctcccgtctctccccgtctctccccgtcacttcccgtctctccccgtctctccccgtctctcccggtctcaccCCGTCtctccggtctctccccgtctctccccgtctctccccgtctcttccggtatagataatcatttatacaaatttgacagctgtcaaaattcaatcgcaatgattACTCTCGCAACACAAAGTAAACGCAACGAaagaaccaatcggcatcgcggaaaagcgacaacaatacttcgagagatgcgagtatcgaaAGGATTAAAGAATTCAGCTTctggtaaaaatttaatttgtaatatctcGACAGTGGTCGACTAACAAGAAATCTCGATATCTCGAAAGTCGAGATAGACGCCAAAACGCCAACTCGCCACGCCATCAGCTGATGCACCGACACCCATCATTATCGCGATGAAATCGGAGCAATTGCGATGACGGTGAAGGAGAGATTGGAGGCGTACAGGCGCAAGAAGCGCAAGGAAAAAACGATGGAGTCAATTAAGAGTGTAATGAGAAACATGTTCACGTGGAATCGTAAGAATAGAGTCGAAATACCCGTTGAAGAATCAACGAAGGAGGAGCAGGTGAGGTTATGTATCCAGTGCATCTTAATTCAAACTCGGCATTTTCACGGTTGACATTTACAagggaagaaaaaattatatttaagagaaagtataattttctttttctgtttgAAGGTCAAATTATGCGAACAGTCAGCGGATGTCGAGGAGGATATCCAGGAGGAAGATGTCCAGGAGTCACATGGCACAATGTTAAACcgagtaatttatttattatactttttattatggTTTACGTTGTACATAATCGCACTGGAGTACGAGTTTGGTGCAGTCTACTTTGTGCTGTCGGCTCTGGTGTTTATCTGCTTGAACACTAGATCTGGACCGAAGCGACATGGTGAGCCCAGTGCTTATTCTGTTTTCAATCCGAATTGCGAGGCGATAGAGGGTACCCTTGACGCGTCGCAGTTCGAAAAAGAGATAGGATACAGTGTAGTACGATGAAATCGAGACAAATCAGTAGAGTCTGAATGACTCTAGATCGGATGTTATGACATTATTTGCATTTCGATCTACTTAATATCGCGATTGATAAGCGtgtaatgcaaatttttaataagtagcATAGTTTGAAATTGAGTGACATCGCTCAAGTTTGGCTTTTCTATATTTGTATACTATTATTGGAATATTTAAAGGccaatattcttatttttaattttatttgatatttaatttgaaggaaatctaGAATGTCTTTCATATTATACTGGATATAAATCGCGAGTACAAATTCCGTAAAGTTTCATAATTCCAGAGAGATGtgatattgaaaatatgtGTTAAGCATACctgtaagaatataaataagtattatacaatgttacttttgtatttaaaCATGATACTTTTAtagagagaaatatatattttgttttacgcCGATCACTCAGCGAAATTGTTATTGGGCAATAAATATAAGACGATGTAAAGCAAATTAAATGCCAAAACAATTTCGTATATTCTTTACGATATAAAAACGAGCTGAGACTTTTCAGAGACACTTTAATTCAACTTGTTTTGTCATTTATATTGCtctacatgaaaaaaaataggTAAGACTgaaaaagtaatgaaaaatatatattgtcacgTATCAGAAAGCATGTGTCTTGTAATCTAAGATTGATATATTTTCTGAAGTCTCTCGTGTCCTCTCTTTCCTCGAAGTTCTTCCTTTTCATTCTATCTCTCCTGCAGAATTTGTATAGCGTTCTCATAACATTTAGTCATTTGGTCGAGGTAGGCTAATACGCTAGATTCGCTGATAGGTTTGTGCGTTAGCTTGTAAAATGTCGCTAGATCAGTTCTAGAATGCGAATCGACTTTGTCGGGACACAAAAGCGTCC
Proteins encoded in this window:
- the LOC105828658 gene encoding uncharacterized protein LOC105828658, with amino-acid sequence MRVTLADSTVLILLPLVLFFVRVIGDSNARTFTKINGQKSQLISFDSKEGEVEVNWEVSVPFFTIPLNHVRENGEVLPLLNVNTKGLSVAGVLTAILTLAVPLLSKPAPGMQYRSLDSQWSQMGDTISEIVFSNRYVTPCVQRIVCTIVSEARNSDSPSSTDKIIDGLSSHKWFKEVTNGTVLQEAIRVGREGHHDCDRIYKECFVTQKILKSMMTQFGAI
- the LOC105828657 gene encoding L-asparaginase 1; its protein translation is MSRLPSGSQDIYVRDNDNKDKNMESIRRSVTSGMANGNEKPEGRVLVFYTGGTIGMMRNEEGVLVPIANAFVKNLRKYPQLHDREYAEKRFGAMGPLVLPVTATDSRRVVYSVFEYSNLCDSSNMTMDEWIRIANDIKESYERFDGFVILHGTDTLTYTASALSFMLEALGKIVILTGSQVPIFDTRSDGLDNFLASLVIAANYNIPEVCVFFGTNLLRGNRTSKASATSFEAFQSPNFPPLATANIKIEVDYRSIFRPCRMEKFYVHASLNRNVGLLRLFPSITSELVKVFLQPPIEGVVLQSYGMGNVPTNRDDIFEELQKATKRGVIIVNITQCTTGCVSDAYEAGKLLQKAGVISGFDMTPEAALTKLAYVLSKNDWDTETKRQMMQTNLRGELTSGRPPTIQDWDLVEAVARSLRLSSAAELQELGSILFPAMLNAAVIRRDVVKLESLRGYGADISQSNADGRTALHIACCEGDMKVVRSLLKMGANVHIKDRFDRTPLTDAIEYDRHEIIRVLLQCGAHLHGDAVLIGERMCSAATAGNTKRLQSYLLAGADLSQKNLSGRTPLHFAALHNRTEAIEFLLDHGVDPRCVDMLQETAADLAEAARAKSAIRLLAPFKQNGVAEDTVDRKVATQIQNVD
- the LOC105832189 gene encoding uncharacterized protein LOC105832189 gives rise to the protein MTVKERLEAYRRKKRKEKTMESIKSVMRNMFTWNRKNRVEIPVEESTKEEQVKLCEQSADVEEDIQEEDVQESHGTMLNRVIYLLYFLLWFTLYIIALEYEFGAVYFVLSALVFICLNTRSGPKRHGEPSAYSVFNPNCEAIEGTLDASQFEKEIGYSVVR